The following proteins are encoded in a genomic region of Mahella australiensis 50-1 BON:
- a CDS encoding ABC transporter ATP-binding protein codes for MSQIMVHVDKIGLTYQTAEGETEAIRDISMDIYEKDFVGIVGPSGCGKSTLLSIIAGLIKPTRGTVIVDGQPVDGPSNKIGYMLQEDYLFEWRSIWQNVLLGLEIQNKVNESTKSHVEQLLKNYGLYEFRYHYPHQLSGGMRQRAALIRTLALNPEILLLDEPFSALDYQTRLAVSEEVAAIIKQEGKTAVLVTHDISEAISMSDRIYVLSQRPAIVKNVYDIRLSCQDKTPLNARKCPEFREYFNSIWKELDIHVG; via the coding sequence GTGTCACAAATTATGGTGCATGTGGACAAAATAGGACTGACATATCAGACTGCAGAAGGAGAAACCGAGGCGATAAGAGATATATCTATGGATATATATGAAAAGGATTTTGTAGGCATTGTAGGGCCGAGTGGCTGCGGCAAATCCACGTTGCTATCTATTATAGCCGGCCTTATAAAACCCACTCGTGGAACCGTGATTGTGGACGGTCAGCCGGTTGACGGTCCATCCAATAAAATAGGATATATGTTGCAGGAGGATTACTTGTTTGAATGGAGGAGCATATGGCAAAACGTACTGCTCGGCCTGGAAATACAAAATAAAGTCAATGAAAGTACAAAATCACACGTGGAGCAGCTACTAAAAAATTATGGCTTATATGAATTCAGATACCATTATCCACACCAATTGTCCGGCGGCATGCGCCAACGCGCGGCTTTGATCCGAACGCTGGCATTGAACCCGGAGATACTGTTACTAGATGAGCCCTTTTCAGCACTCGACTACCAAACCAGGCTGGCCGTATCTGAAGAAGTAGCCGCTATTATAAAACAGGAAGGAAAAACAGCTGTCTTGGTGACCCATGACATATCGGAGGCTATCTCCATGTCAGACAGGATATATGTGCTGAGCCAACGCCCTGCCATCGTTAAGAATGTATATGATATACGGCTTAGCTGCCAAGATAAAACGCCGCTCAATGCCAGAAAATGCCCCGAATTCAGGGAGTATTTCAACAGCATATGGAAGGAGCTGGACATACATGTCGGTTAA
- a CDS encoding ABC transporter permease gives MSVNRDIFVSPERQSYLKQMKKRRQNIILGRVLILIGLIAGWEAAADLGIIDPFITSQPSKILTTIIDLHNDGQLYNHIWATVAETMVGFIVGTAFGTLIAIGLWWSDYVCKILDPYLVVLNSLPKPALGPILIVWLGNGKLAIIAMALLISLIVTIITVLNGFLEVDKNKIKLLQTFGASKAQILTKVILPASVPTVISALKINVGLSWVGVIMGEFLVSKEGLGYLIIYGSQVFELDLVMSSVIILAIVAAIMYQAVSYLETRFMQYKE, from the coding sequence ATGTCGGTTAACCGCGATATCTTCGTCTCACCTGAAAGGCAAAGTTACTTAAAACAGATGAAAAAGCGACGCCAGAATATTATTCTAGGAAGGGTATTGATATTGATCGGCCTTATCGCCGGATGGGAAGCAGCTGCCGATTTAGGTATAATCGACCCTTTTATAACCAGCCAACCGTCTAAAATACTTACAACCATAATCGATCTGCATAATGACGGCCAATTATATAATCATATATGGGCTACTGTTGCGGAAACTATGGTCGGCTTCATCGTAGGCACGGCTTTCGGCACTCTGATAGCCATAGGCCTATGGTGGTCGGACTATGTATGTAAGATTTTGGATCCATATTTGGTAGTATTAAACAGCCTGCCTAAACCGGCATTAGGCCCCATACTCATAGTATGGCTGGGCAACGGCAAACTAGCCATTATAGCGATGGCTCTTCTAATATCGCTCATAGTGACCATTATAACGGTGCTGAACGGTTTTTTAGAAGTAGATAAAAACAAAATAAAACTTTTACAGACCTTTGGCGCTTCTAAAGCCCAGATACTGACTAAGGTCATATTGCCGGCCAGCGTTCCTACCGTTATATCAGCTCTTAAAATAAATGTGGGGCTTTCCTGGGTAGGTGTGATAATGGGCGAATTCCTGGTATCCAAAGAAGGGCTTGGATATTTGATAATATACGGCAGCCAGGTATTCGAATTGGACCTCGTTATGAGCAGCGTAATAATATTGGCCATCGTAGCCGCTATAATGTATCAGGCTGTAAGCTATCTTGAAACGCGGTTTATGCAATATAAAGAGTAA
- a CDS encoding class II aldolase/adducin family protein: MYSDFKIKEEICEIGRRIYNRGFVAANDGNITVRVDDDEIWTTPTGVSKGFLTPDMLIKVNMNGEVVSGSWKPSSELKMHLRVYKDRPDVRAVVHAHPPYATAFAIAGIPLTRCVMPEAVISLGTVPIAEYGTPSTEEIPNAIAKYLPNYDALLLENHGALTYGYDLMNAYFKMETLDFYAQLLYLANNLGGAKDISPDNVEKLMHVREKMGIKGRHPGCEGCQYADGTCKIEENQSDSQSGSKQSTVKNDDIADIVAEVTRKVMEQLR, from the coding sequence ATGTATTCTGATTTTAAGATAAAAGAAGAGATATGCGAGATAGGACGTCGCATATACAATAGGGGTTTTGTAGCAGCCAATGATGGCAATATAACTGTAAGGGTAGATGACGACGAAATTTGGACTACCCCTACCGGTGTCAGCAAAGGCTTTCTGACACCGGATATGTTGATCAAGGTCAACATGAACGGTGAAGTTGTAAGCGGTAGCTGGAAGCCGTCGTCCGAACTCAAAATGCATTTGAGAGTATACAAAGACAGGCCTGACGTTAGAGCTGTAGTACATGCTCATCCACCATATGCAACAGCCTTTGCCATAGCCGGCATACCTCTGACACGTTGTGTTATGCCTGAGGCCGTTATTTCGCTGGGTACGGTGCCTATAGCCGAATATGGTACACCTTCAACCGAAGAAATCCCAAATGCCATAGCCAAATATCTGCCGAATTACGATGCCTTGTTGCTGGAAAATCATGGTGCTCTGACCTACGGCTATGATCTGATGAACGCCTACTTCAAGATGGAAACGCTCGATTTTTACGCTCAGTTGTTGTATCTGGCTAATAATCTTGGAGGTGCAAAGGACATATCGCCCGACAATGTGGAGAAATTGATGCATGTAAGGGAGAAGATGGGTATAAAGGGACGTCATCCGGGTTGTGAAGGGTGCCAATACGCCGATGGTACGTGCAAAATAGAAGAAAATCAATCGGACAGCCAAAGCGGATCAAAACAATCAACTGTAAAAAATGACGATATAGCCGATATAGTGGCTGAAGTGACTAGGAAAGTTATGGAACAGTTAAGATAA
- a CDS encoding DeoR/GlpR family DNA-binding transcription regulator, whose translation MLAVERRKKIMDLLYENQSVAVPDLSRLFNITEETVRRDLAKLEKEGLLRRTYGGAVLSEGLHLELPISIREVTNKEGKELMGRTAAGLVEDGDTIIMDSSTTVLQMARFLKDKKRLTVITNGLKIASELAPYENISVISTGGMLRSSSLSFVGHSAERAISNYNADIFFMSCKGMSLDKFVTESNEFEAELKKIMIKAAQRIVLLADHTKLDKVSFATICSIKDIDVFITDEKLPKEWEAFMKDNDIELLYALKNEETSDYNQNKTDLNVD comes from the coding sequence ATGCTAGCTGTAGAAAGGCGAAAGAAAATCATGGACCTTCTCTATGAGAACCAAAGTGTTGCTGTGCCTGATCTGAGCCGCTTGTTTAATATAACCGAGGAAACTGTGCGCAGAGACTTGGCCAAATTGGAGAAAGAAGGTTTGCTGCGACGCACGTATGGTGGTGCGGTATTGAGCGAGGGTCTGCATTTGGAATTACCTATATCAATAAGGGAAGTAACCAATAAAGAAGGTAAGGAGCTCATGGGGCGGACGGCTGCTGGTCTTGTCGAAGATGGGGATACTATAATTATGGATTCCAGTACCACTGTGTTGCAGATGGCCAGATTTTTAAAAGATAAAAAGCGCCTGACGGTGATAACTAATGGCCTAAAAATAGCATCTGAATTAGCGCCTTATGAAAATATATCCGTTATTTCCACAGGCGGTATGTTGCGCAGCAGTTCATTATCCTTTGTAGGTCATTCAGCCGAGAGGGCTATATCCAATTATAATGCCGATATATTCTTTATGTCATGCAAAGGTATGAGCCTGGATAAATTTGTAACCGAGTCCAATGAATTTGAAGCAGAACTGAAGAAAATCATGATAAAAGCGGCGCAGCGCATAGTGTTATTGGCCGACCATACCAAATTGGATAAAGTATCATTTGCTACGATATGCTCTATAAAGGACATAGACGTATTTATAACAGATGAAAAATTGCCTAAGGAATGGGAAGCTTTCATGAAGGATAATGACATAGAATTGTTGTATGCACTGAAAAATGAGGAAACAAGCGATTATAATCAAAATAAAACGGACTTAAATGTTGATTAA
- the pyrE gene encoding orotate phosphoribosyltransferase produces the protein MTKEQVMDILNKTGVLLNGHFLLTSGRHSDRYMQCAKLFQYPEYSELVCKSLAEGFSDEKVDLVIGPAIGGIIIAYELARQLDAKAIFAEREDGVMTLRRGFEIPAGTRVVVAEDVITTGGSVKEVIELVKQSQAELAGVAVVVDRSNGNVDFGTKLCAAIAMDIPSYEASECPLCKDGIPVVKPGSRKFRA, from the coding sequence CTGACAAAAGAACAAGTGATGGATATATTGAATAAGACCGGTGTCCTATTAAACGGTCATTTTCTTCTTACATCAGGCAGGCACAGCGACCGCTACATGCAATGCGCCAAACTGTTTCAGTACCCGGAATATAGTGAACTTGTATGTAAATCCCTGGCAGAAGGATTTTCGGATGAAAAAGTGGATCTGGTTATAGGGCCTGCCATAGGTGGCATAATAATAGCATATGAATTGGCTAGACAACTTGATGCCAAAGCCATATTCGCCGAAAGGGAAGACGGTGTCATGACATTGCGGCGCGGGTTTGAAATACCGGCAGGGACTAGGGTAGTGGTGGCTGAAGATGTTATAACCACCGGGGGATCGGTTAAAGAGGTAATAGAATTAGTAAAACAATCCCAGGCTGAATTGGCCGGTGTGGCTGTAGTAGTGGACAGGAGCAATGGTAATGTGGATTTTGGGACAAAATTGTGCGCTGCTATAGCTATGGATATACCCTCATATGAGGCATCGGAATGCCCGTTATGCAAGGACGGTATCCCTGTAGTCAAACCTGGTAGTAGAAAATTCCGTGCATAA
- a CDS encoding dihydroorotate dehydrogenase, which yields MSMCVDICGVKLKNPVIAASGTFAFGREYSRYLDLNRLGGISVKGLTLYPREGNPPPRIAETAAGILNSVGLQNPGVDAFISNELPYLKQFDTVVIANLAGNSRDEYCVAANKLDKADIDMLELNISCPNVKEGGLSFGATPESVYDITKQVRNYCHHPLVVKLSPNVGSIKDVASAAQDAGADALSLINTLLGMAIDPHTRRPILGNITGGLSGPAIKPVALYMVWQAAQTVDIPVIGMGGIMNGNDAIEFMLAGAVAVQVGTANLVEPMATVRIIDDIEQYMLDNGLKTIKDITGGLIC from the coding sequence ATAAGCATGTGCGTGGATATATGCGGTGTGAAACTTAAGAATCCGGTCATAGCCGCTTCAGGTACCTTCGCTTTCGGGCGCGAATACAGCCGATATTTAGACCTGAACAGATTAGGCGGAATATCGGTTAAAGGATTAACATTATATCCCAGAGAAGGCAATCCTCCTCCGCGTATAGCAGAAACCGCGGCAGGGATATTAAATAGTGTCGGTTTGCAAAACCCCGGCGTCGATGCTTTCATAAGCAATGAACTGCCATATCTCAAACAGTTCGATACCGTTGTAATAGCCAATCTGGCGGGTAACAGCAGGGATGAATATTGTGTAGCCGCAAACAAGCTCGATAAAGCCGATATAGATATGCTGGAGCTTAATATCTCATGCCCAAATGTTAAAGAAGGTGGATTGTCATTTGGTGCGACGCCTGAAAGCGTTTATGATATAACAAAGCAGGTACGCAATTATTGTCACCATCCGCTTGTGGTAAAGCTCAGCCCAAACGTCGGAAGCATAAAGGATGTGGCATCGGCCGCACAGGACGCCGGTGCGGATGCATTATCGCTCATAAATACATTGCTCGGCATGGCTATAGATCCTCACACCAGAAGACCAATATTAGGCAATATAACGGGAGGTCTATCCGGACCTGCTATAAAACCGGTTGCACTTTATATGGTATGGCAGGCAGCGCAAACGGTGGATATACCTGTAATAGGTATGGGGGGTATAATGAACGGAAACGATGCCATCGAGTTTATGCTGGCGGGAGCCGTTGCAGTGCAGGTCGGCACGGCTAATCTCGTAGAACCTATGGCGACGGTTAGAATCATAGATGATATAGAGCAATATATGCTCGATAATGGATTAAAAACTATAAAAGATATAACAGGAGGGTTAATATGCTGA